The Agrobacterium vitis genomic sequence CAGACGTTCGAGCGAGCCGGCGTTCCGATCAGCCGAGGCGCTCTCGCTCACTGGGTGATCGGCTCGAGCGAGAAGCATCTTCACCGCATCTATGATGCGCTGAGACTGAGGCTCAGGTCGCAGCCCCTCATTCACGGTGATGAGACGACCGTTCAGGTTCTCAAGGAAAAGGACAAGGAAGCCACCAGCACATCGTATATGTGGGCCTACCGGAGCGGCGAGGACAGTAGCGAGCCGATCGTGCTGCTCGATTATCAGCCCGGCCGCGGTCAGATTCACCCACAGGCCTTCCTCGGCGACTACCGCGGCATACTCATGAGCGATGGCTATACAGCCTGGCGCACATTGGATGGTGCCACGCATGTCGGATGCATGGCTCATTCCCGACGGCGCTTCGTTGAAGCACTCAAAACCAGAAAGAACGGAGGCGGACCGCCGGAACAGGCGCTCCGGTTCTTCGAGCAGCTTTATCGGATCGAAAAGCAGGCAAGAGACAAAGCCCCAGATGCCGGCGAGACGAAGGCCGACTGCATTCGCCGCTTTCGCCAACAGCACAGCTTGCCTGTCCTGAACGCCCTCAAGTCCTGGCTCGATAATATCGCGCCAAAAGTCGTGCCGGACACCAGGCTCGGTGATGCCGTGTCCTACACTCTGAACCAATGGGATTATCTGACCCGCTATATCTCCGATGGCAGAATGCCGATCGATAACAACATTCTGGAACGCGACATCAGAGTTTTTGCCACCGGCAGAAAGAGTTGGCTGTTCAGCGACACCGCTGATGGAGCCAAGGCCAGCGCCGTAATCTACAGTCTGATGCTGACCTGCCGTGCCTGTGGCGTCGACCCACTCACCTGGCTGCGCCACGTGCTTGCAGAGTTGCCGCAGCGCAATGAAGATGCCGACATCAGCGACTTGCTACCGTTCAACGCCTCCAACGCCGTCACAGCCTAGCCAAGCAAGTCAACGTGCAGGGAAAATCGCGCTTACGTCGCAACGTATGAGTGCGGCGTTCATCCTAATTCGCCGTTAGACGCTGAACAGCTTTCGGGAAAGCGAGATGTAGGCGAGCGGTTCGAGATATTACCGAAGCCGATCCCGATCCATGTTCGAGATCCTGCCACGGAGAACACAGGATAACGGGCAGCTCGTCGCGGCATCCAGAATATAGCTTGGCTTCGGTTGATGGTTCGATTCTCAATGAACTTGGATGAAGACTGTCCTCCCGAACGACCTTCAGCAGAGCTACCATTCGCTCGTGCAATGTGACTTCATTTTTGCCGCTATCTGTACCAATCCGAGCGGCGGCCTGGCCAAGGTGGGCCCGCATCTCGCCCACCCCTTAGAGATCGCTCGCCTAGATTAGTATTTTTTTTAAAGCCATACACCGCCGTCGTCGATAGGATCTTCAGACCGTCTTCAAAACTCCTCCCAGCTTTCAGCGGCTGTATTGCCGCCATAGGCTTTAGCGACCTGTGCCGTCAGCCTGCGAGCCGGCGACGCCACAGCGCGGTTTGGCGCTCCGGCAGCTGTCACAGGCGCCATTTGCCGTTTTCCTTCGCCAAACTGGAACCGGCCGATGAGCTCGCGCAGAGTTCCTGCCTCGCCGGCGAGAGTCGCACTCGCCGCGTTGCTTTCCTCGACCATCGCGGCGTTCTGCTGGGTGACCTGGTCCATCTGGTTAACGGCGGTGTTCACCTCTGCAAGCCCGACCGACTGTTCTCTGGCCGACGTGGCAATGGCGTCCATATGCTGGTTGACGGCGACGATATAGCCTTCGATGGTCTTCAATGCCTCGCCGGTCTCGCTGACCAGCTTGACGCCGCTTTGAACCTCGACAGAGGAGTTGCGGATCAGTTCTTTGATTTCTTTCGCAGCTTTGGCAGAGCGCTGTGCAAGTTCACGAACTTCCTGAGCGACCACGGCAAAGCCCTTGCCTGCCTCGCCGGCCCGGGCGGCTTCGACGCCCGCATTCAAGGCCAGAAGATTGGTTTGGAAAGCGATCTCGTCGATGACGCCGATAATGTTTGACACCTGATTGGATGATTGCTCGATTTTCTGCATGGCATCGACGGTGCTTGCGACGACCTTGCCGGAATGAGCCGCACTGGCATTGGCCTGGACAGCAACAGAGCGTGCTTCATCGGCGCGCTTCGACGAATTGGAGACATTCGCCGTGATCTGATCGAGGGCTGCGGCTGTTTGTTCGAGCGAGGCTGCCTGTTGTTCTGTCCGCTTCGACAGGTCATCGGTGCTTTGACTGATCTCGCGGGTGCCGCTGTCGATCTGTGTCGTAGCTTGTGCAACGGCGCGCAGGGTGTCAGCAAGTTGACTGACGGCGCCGTTCAGATCATGACGCAGCGCTTCAAAGTCCGGCGCAAATGGCTCGTTGAGCTGGAAGCCCAGATCGCCGGCGGCAAGACGGCGAAGGCCCGTGGCAAGACCAGAGGTTGCTTCCTGGAGCCGTTTTTGTGCAGCCGCTTCCGCTTCGGCGGTCAATCGAACACGATCTGCCTCGCCTTGTATACGTGCCCCCTCGGCCTCTTCTTCGAGGCGTTTGTTCGACAATGCTGCTTGACGGAAAACCTCGACGGCTCCGGCCATTTCCCCGATTTCATCGGCGCGCCCGGCAAAGGGTACCGCAGTTTTTGTATCGCCGCCCGCCAGCTTCGTCATTGCGCTGGTGATCGTCTGAATGGGACGGGCAATACCCGTCAGCGCGAACCAGATTGATGCGAGGAGGACCACCGCGCACAATCCGATGGCAAAAAATGTCAGAACAAGGGTGGTGCTGAAAATAGCCTGACTTTCTGCAAATACCGTCTTGGCGCCCGTGGCATTGATGTCGATCAGCTTGTCTATATCCGCGATGAGTCTTATGGCCAAAGGCTTCATGTCCGTGGCAAGCAAGATCTTTGCCTGCTCATCGTTGTCATTCGCCGACAGTTTCATCAACTGCGTACCCAGGTCCGTGTAGCCTTTGAACTCCTCACGAACCTGCTTGGCGATGTCCAGCTCGCTTTGATACGTGTAAATTGCCTCAAACTGTGACGTCGTTTCAAGAAACGCGGAGATCCTGTTCGTCACGTCCGTTTCCGCGTTTTTCATTCCCTTGTCGTCCAGGGCCATGATATGGTCACGATATGCCAGTCGCAGATTACTGAAATCCTGCTGCATCCGTGTCGCCAGCGAAAC encodes the following:
- the tnpC gene encoding IS66 family transposase, producing MTRAGELSVAELMAQLAANAAEIAALKAEKEALSQRIVKLEEELALARLHRFAPRSEKHIDRIFNEAEEAADEDDSNDGDGVDLPDTGLPPVESAAGKKRGRRPLPEDLPRERVEYDLADDQKACPCCDSQMHRMGEAVTEQLHIEVKAKVLQNVRFKHTCRHCDRTGINTPVVIAPMPSQPLPGSIATASTLAFALVHKYVDGTPLYRVAQTFERAGVPISRGALAHWVIGSSEKHLHRIYDALRLRLRSQPLIHGDETTVQVLKEKDKEATSTSYMWAYRSGEDSSEPIVLLDYQPGRGQIHPQAFLGDYRGILMSDGYTAWRTLDGATHVGCMAHSRRRFVEALKTRKNGGGPPEQALRFFEQLYRIEKQARDKAPDAGETKADCIRRFRQQHSLPVLNALKSWLDNIAPKVVPDTRLGDAVSYTLNQWDYLTRYISDGRMPIDNNILERDIRVFATGRKSWLFSDTADGAKASAVIYSLMLTCRACGVDPLTWLRHVLAELPQRNEDADISDLLPFNASNAVTA
- a CDS encoding methyl-accepting chemotaxis protein; the encoded protein is MSVFIFIGIIVGGFAAYSVNRLRTTNEFVSNIANDWMPSVSLATRMQQDFSNLRLAYRDHIMALDDKGMKNAETDVTNRISAFLETTSQFEAIYTYQSELDIAKQVREEFKGYTDLGTQLMKLSANDNDEQAKILLATDMKPLAIRLIADIDKLIDINATGAKTVFAESQAIFSTTLVLTFFAIGLCAVVLLASIWFALTGIARPIQTITSAMTKLAGGDTKTAVPFAGRADEIGEMAGAVEVFRQAALSNKRLEEEAEGARIQGEADRVRLTAEAEAAAQKRLQEATSGLATGLRRLAAGDLGFQLNEPFAPDFEALRHDLNGAVSQLADTLRAVAQATTQIDSGTREISQSTDDLSKRTEQQAASLEQTAAALDQITANVSNSSKRADEARSVAVQANASAAHSGKVVASTVDAMQKIEQSSNQVSNIIGVIDEIAFQTNLLALNAGVEAARAGEAGKGFAVVAQEVRELAQRSAKAAKEIKELIRNSSVEVQSGVKLVSETGEALKTIEGYIVAVNQHMDAIATSAREQSVGLAEVNTAVNQMDQVTQQNAAMVEESNAASATLAGEAGTLRELIGRFQFGEGKRQMAPVTAAGAPNRAVASPARRLTAQVAKAYGGNTAAESWEEF